Proteins encoded in a region of the Zea mays cultivar B73 chromosome 2, Zm-B73-REFERENCE-NAM-5.0, whole genome shotgun sequence genome:
- the LOC103647621 gene encoding uncharacterized protein — MVHPGDSEGNMARPSNPSGHFTPSFPAPANISQCGPSTGARAPQLGRHPTADTLVPPAIGPQTLQPENQPRRTTMPGSWAWAPPVQQPGGQTRWAWAPPAQRPGIPATASPAAGGSPQAQPPRVPGDKSFEEFLLEAGVLDQWTLDKIFLDGLVEEMVGDGRASLGPVEGMALQASGAASSSVPSRHQVRLPAQDQEALGAGDQAAAVEARERRSRRMAKRKEAAARHHRPEKHAAPRGSQNGSGAI; from the exons ATGGTGCATCCAGGAGATTCAGAAGGAAACATGGCTCGTCCAAGCAACCCGTCGGGCCACTTCACGCCGTCTTTTCCGGCTCCGGCCAACATCAGCCAATGCGGTCCTTCTACCGGTGCAAGGGCTCCGCAGCTAGGCCGCCATCCTACTGCCGACACgctggtgccgccggccatagggccACAGACTTTACAGCCGGAGAACCAACCCCGCAGGACGACCATGCCCGGGAGCTGGGCCTGGGCGCCTCCCGTGCAGCAACCTGGTGGACAGACAAGATGGGCCTGGGCGCCTCCAGCGCAGCGCCCTGGTATACCGGCGACGGCGTCTCCAGCAGCTGGCGGCTCGCCCCAGGCGCAGCCGCCGCGGGTGCCGGGCGACAAGAGCTTCGAGGAGTTCCTCCTGGAGGCCGGCGTCCTCGACCAGTGGACCCTCGACAAAATCTTTCTCGACGGTCTCGTTGAAGAGATGGTGGGAGATGGACGGGCGAGTTTGGGCCCAGTGGAGGGGATGGCTCTGCAGGCCTCTGGGGCGGCTTCCTCCTCTGTGCCGAGCAGGCATCAGGTTCGCCTGCCCGCCCAGGACCAGGAGGCACTCGGCGCTGGCGACCAAGCGGCGGCGGTCGAGGCCAGGGAGCGGAGGAGCAGGAGGATGGCCAAGCGAAAGGAGGCCGCTGCTAGACATCATCGTCCCGAGAAACATGCAG CTCCTCGTGGAAGCCAAAATGGATCAGGAGCTATCTGA